CTTCATTTCCCGGTCCTGATAGAGGACCGAAATTCCGGCATTGTGGAGCGCGTGCAGCAACGCACGCCCCAACTGCATCCCGCTTTCCGCCGGATGCATCGCGATCACCTCGTCGCTGCGCTTGCCCGGATCGTCCTTTTCTGAGGCCTTGGAACGCATCCAATAATACTTCCCGCATCCAGGCTGAACGGCTTTACGATAGACTGCTGCTTCGGCCTTGACATGCCGAGGCTGGCGCGCAGCCTCAAAAACGGTCCGCCGGACGACGTCCTTTGGGGACACCGCCCGGCGGTGGCTGGAAACCGTTTGAGGGGTGCGGCTTCCAGTGTCCGGTGCTCCCCGCGTCAGGCTCTTCTGAAAAGGCCGGCGATGAGCGAAATCACCAGGAAGGCCAGGAAGATGAAGAACAATATCTGCGCGATGCCAGCCGATGTGCCGGCAATGCCGCCGAATCCAAGAGCGCCGGCGATGATCGCGACCACAAGAAAAACGAGCGCCCAGTACAGCATGATATGCCTCCTTCTAACGTCCTGAAAAAACGTGGCTGAATGCCGTTTGTTCCACCATTTGCGGAAAAAGACGACCCCCCGGAAGCGCTTTCGCGGATCAGATTCCGCACTGCATCATGCGAGGCGCGGGAGCCTCGCATGGAACCTCGATGACCAGACATCGGTGCGGTCAGGCTGCAGCTTTCGCCTGGCGGTCGAAGAACAGCGCCTGGCTGATCAGAGCCTTGACCATATCGGGGTTGAACGGCTTGGTCACCAGAAACGCCGGCTCGGGGCGCTCGCCGGTCAACAGGCGTTCGGGGAAGGCGGTGATGAAGATCACCGGCACCGGCGTCGAGGACAGGATTTCATTCACGGCCTCGATGCCCGAGCTGCCGTCGGCAAGCTGGATGTCCGCCAGGACCATTTTCGGGCGCGTCCTGCCGAACATGGCGACCGCTTCGGCATGCGTGCGCGCGGTGCCGACAACGCGGTGGCCAAGGCTTTCGACCATCTCCTCGATGTCCATGGCAATCAGCGGCTCGTCCTCGATGATCAGCACATCGGTCGCGACCTGGCGGGAAATCTCGGCGCTTGCCTGAGCAAGCAATTCGGAAAATTCCTGCTCGTCGGCGTCGAGGATCTCCGCTGCTTCGTCCTCGCTGAAACCTTCCACGGCGACAAGCAGGAACGCCTGCCGCGGCCGCGGCGCGATAGCATTCAGATTGGCGGCGGCCCGCTGTTCCCAGGCGGTCTGCGCATGCTCTTGCGGCACGCGGATGGCAATCGAGGTGAAAAGCCTGGCAAAAACCTTGTACAACGCGATGCGATCGCTCGATGCCTCGGGGAAGACTTCGGTGTCGGCGATGATGGCCTCCAGCATGGCGGCGACCAACGCGTCACCGCTTTCCTGCGATCCCGACACGGCGCGCGAGAAACGGCGAAGGAACGGCAGGTGAGGAGCGATAGTTGCGGATAGACTCATATTGACGTCTCCCTCAGATGACGTTGTTCGTTTCCATCAGGCCAGACGGGTCGCAAACCCCAAGCAAACCAACGTCGGCTTTCTGAAAAAGTTCCGCCGGCTGTGGAACTAAATTAGGAAATGGGCGTTTGGCGGTTTCGGGATGGGCAACCAGACAAGGGTGCCGCTTGCGTTGTGGTCTGCAGTTCCAGAGCGGTTCGAGTGCTGGGAATTAGGGCAAATATGAAAGAAATGTCAAAGAATTCGACGACTGGCGCCGTGAGCAGGCACCGGAATGGGGGTGGCAATCCGCTCGGACCAAACTCCGAAATCGCCCGCAAACTCAAACAATACTACGACGAGCTGGTCTCCGATCAGGTGCCAGATCGATTCGCCCAGTTGCTTAGCCAGCTGGAAGAGGCCGAGCCCGCCGAGAAAAAGGACTGAGGCATGGCGGCGGTCTCCCAGAGCTTCAAGACCGAGCTGCTCGGCGCAATACCGAGCCTGCGCGCCTTTGCAGTCTCGCTGACGCAGAATGCCGACAAGGCAGATGACCTCGTCCAGGAAACCTTGGTCAAGGCGTGGGACAAGCACGAGAGTTTCCAGCCGGGCACCAACCTCAAGGCCTGGCTGTTCACCATCCTGCGCAACGAATTCTATTCGCAGATGCGCAAGCGTGGCCGCGAGGTACAGGACAGCGACGGCATCATGACCGCCAGGCTTGCCGTTCACCCGGCCCAGCATGGCCAGCTCGACCTCAAGGATTTCCGCGGCGCGCTGGAGCAGTTGCCGGAGGATCAGCGCGAAGCCATCATCCTGATCGGGGCGTCCGGCTTCTCTTACGAGGAGGCGGCCGAGATCTGCGGTTGCGCGGTCGGCACCATCAAGAGCCGGGTCAGCCGGGCGCGCGCCCGGCTGCAGGACATCCTCAAGATTTCCGGCGAGGACGAATACGGTCCCGATGCGATCTCGGCTCAAGTGACTGGTTCGAACGCGGCCTGACACCGACATCCGGGCCGCGACGTCGTCAAGCCGCCTTCGCGCGTCCGCAGGCGAGCGCCACGGCTTCGATCAGATCGTCTCCCGAATAAGGTTTGGCGACCAGCCGGATCTCCGGGAAAGAACCCTCGATCTCTTCCGCGTCGGAGTAACCGGAGGCAAAGACGAATGGAACGCCTTCGCCTCGCAGCCGCTTGGCGAAGTCGAGCGTCGAGACGCCGCCCAGCATCAGGTCGACAATGGCGGCGTCGAACGACGACAGCCCGTCCCCCAGGTCGATTTCGGCCAGATCGCGGACAATCGTAACATCGGCGGCGCCCTGGTCGCGGCACAGTTGCTCGACATCCATCGCGATCAGGAATTCGTCTTCCAGGACCAGGATACGCAATCCGTCTAACAATGGGGGCACGTGTCGGCGACTCCTACGATCGCCGCAGTCATGCGCGGTATTCGGCTCTGTGTCATTAAAAAAGATATGACCGGCGATGCATCCCGTGATCGGGCGGAACCTCGATCCGCGTGGAGCGTTTTCAACAACCGCACCGGGGCAGGGATTTCGAGGAGGGTCGAAATGTCCGGCCAGAGTGTAGGTTCCGCCACTGCCCGCCAATATCCCTGCGAGAAATGCCCGCTGCGGCTGCTGCCGGCCTTTCGCGCGTTCGAAAGCCAAGAAGGCCCTAAGGGAGGCATGGACGGAGAACAAGGACTTCTGATCCGAGAGAATTTGACAGCTGTCAATGTGCCCGCCCTTCGGTCTTGCTAAGGGGCGATCCAGCTTCGGAACTCTTGACGTAGATCGAGCGTTTAAAGGTAGAAAACACAAGGAGTTACGCGATGGCGACCGCCGCAGGCAAAAGCGCAACAGATGCTCCCTCCAACTCCGATCTGGAAGCCGATATCCGGCAGTTGAAAGCGGATATAGAGGAGCTTACCAGGCAATTGGCCAAGACCAGGGACGACGGTTACGGCGCGGCGCGGCGCGCGGCGGCCGAAGGTGTCGAACAGCTGCGGACGCAGGGCGAGGCGGCATTCGAAAGCGTGCGCGGCAGCGCTCAGGATATCGAAGCGCAGCTCATAGCCAGCGTTCGAGAAAAGCCGGTAACGTCGCTGGCGATCGCCGCCGGCGTCGGCTTCCTGTTTGCGCTGCTGTCCCGCCGTTAGCCCGCAGATGGAGACGCTGGTCTCGCTGATTTCGACCCTTGCCTCCGGCGAGGCGGCGGCTGCTCTGCGACGGGCGCGCATGACGGCAGTCCTTTATGGGCTTGCCGGCGTTTTCGCCTTGTGCGGCATCGGCTTCCTCATTGGTGCGGCCTATATCTGGCTGGCGGGGCGCTACGGGCCGTTGGCGACTTCCCTCGGCTTCGGCATTGGCTTCCTGGTGCTTGCCGGGCTCATTCTCGTGATCCACAAGCTGACCGCCGGTACGCAGGCGCGGCGCCGGGCGCGAAGACGAAAGGCCGACATGACCGCGGTTGGCGTCACCGCAGCGCTCGCGCTGCTTCCGGCGCTTGCGAAAAGCAAGGGCGGCATGGGCGCGCTTCTCGCGCCCGCCGTCGCGCTCGTCGCTTACGCAGTCTACCGCGAGAATGCGAAGCCCGGCCCTCAAGACAAGGATCCCGGCGAAAAGCCGTAGCCAAACCGATCCGCATCCTCAATGAAAGCGGCTGATGTCGGCCGGCTACCCCCACACCCCGCGACAAGCGGCCCCCATCGTCGCCGAACCTCGCTGTCGGATTCGGAACCTTCGCGGAGAGGGCCCGTTACCCGACCATGCCGAAGCGTCCGCCGCCACGCGACATGGAGGCCAACAATGACCAAGACCGTTCCTGAAAACAAAGCCCGCCAGGGGCATTGGGGCTGGCACGCGCTGAGGATCCTTATCGCCGGGCTGTTGCTGGCCTTCATTGCGTGGGGTGCGGTCGAGGTCTATGGCGAGCTGATCAAGAGCCAGACGACCGGACAGAGCGTACCTCAGGCGCCGGCGGCCGGGCAGAAGCCCGCGCAGGGCGGCTGACCGCTTAGGTCTTTGTTTTTATGCGTGTCGTTTCCGCAAAACCGCTGCGCAGTTTTGCGCGACATGCACTAGGCCGCCTTTGTCTGCACATTTCTAGCCGGAACCAACACCTTCAACGCGCCGGGATGAATCTCGATCACCGTCTCGCGTTCCAGCCCGAACAACTCGCCGTCCATGACGGCGCTGAACTTCTTCGTCGGCGAATGGATCTTGAGGATCGCCTTGTCGGCCTGATGGATTTCGACATGTTGGCTGTCGCGCCAACGGCCGCGCAGCATGGCGAGGAATAGCTTCACCAGGTCGCGGCGTCTGCGCGCGACGCTGACATAGATGCCGAGCAGGCCGCCCGCCGGATCGTCCGCGTAAGGCAGATGGCCCTCGCCGAACAGATTGTTGCTGATGCTGATGCCGGTCGCGCGGGTGATGATCTCCGTCTTGCCGATGGTCAAGCTCACCTTGAGAGTGCGCGGGTTCTTGATCGTTGCCCATGCCGCACGAACGGAAGCCTGCATCTTTCCCAGCCGCGAGCCGAAATCCATCTTCTCGCGGAGCTGCACCATCCTGGCATGCATGCCGATCGAAAACTGATGCACGAAGGGCCGGCCGTTGGCGCTCGCCATGTCGACGGCCGTCACCTCGCCTTCGGCGAAGGATGTCAGCGCCCCGTCCAGCGTCTGCGGTATGCCAAGGCCGCGCGCGAAGAGATTCATCGTGCCGCCCGGCAATATGGCCAAGGCTTTCTTCTTGTTCATGAGCAGGGACGCCGCCGTCGAAACAGTGCCATCGCCGCCGCCAGCGATCACGACGTCGACGTTCCGCTTCGCCACGGCCTTTTCCAAGGCCGCGGCGACTTCGCGGCGGGTAACGATGTCGATCTGAACCGAATGGCCTACCGCTTCGAGTGTTTGGCGCAGACGTTCGGCAAAGGCTGCCATATCGGTGGTACGCAGCGTGCCGCCGTCCTGGTTCAGCACCGCAGCAAACCGCATGTCCCGCTCCGCCTTCCTCGCAATTCCTTGGCCGAAAATGACCCCTCAGCCGCTGGCTCAAACGAAAGGGTGGCCCAAAGGTTCCTTGGCCACTCAGGACTTCGACGCCAGCGCGTAGCTTTTGGAACAAGGCAACGGTCACGACGTTGTGAAGACATTGGACAATTCCGCGTCCGGTCCGGTTCGTCAAGGCCGGCCGCTGCTTTGCCGAAATCAGGCAGGAGGAGAGACGATCATGACCCGCACTCTTTTTGCGACGACCGCGCTTGCGACGCTGCTCGCAACCGGCGCTTTCGCACAAACGGCGACGCCGACACCGGCACAGCCGCCCGCCGCCGAGAACCCGGAACCCGTGATGCGTTCGGAGGGTTCCCTCATGACCAATATCATCGGCGAGTCCGTCTATAACGGCACTGGCAAAGACGCCCAGGACATAGGCAAGGTCGACGACATCGTCTTCGACGCAAGCGGCAAAGCCAAGTCCGCGATCATCGGCGTCGGCGGCTTCCTTGGCGTCGGCACCAAGGATGTCGCCTTCGACTACAGCAAGATGGAATGGGCCGAGAAGAACGGTGACCGCTGGCTGGTGGCCAAGACAAGTAAGGACGAGCTCAATGCCCAGCCGGCATTCGACCGCAAGCCCTACGATCCGGCCCCGGCGCAGTCGGCTGACGCCACGCAACCTTCAACCACCGACACGGGCGGAGCCCAGAAGCCGGTGGATCTCAATGCCAAGCCGGCTGAACCGGTGAAGAAGGCGGAAGGCAATCTCGCCACCAATATCATGGGCGAAACGGTCTACAACGGCACCGCTGACGACGCCCAGAAGATCGGCGACGTGAAGGACATCGTGCTCGCCAAGGACGGCAAGGCCGAGTCGCTTGTCATCGGCGTCGGCGGCTTCCTCGGCATAGGCACGAAGAACGTCACCTTCGACTTCGCCAAGGCAAAGTGGGCGGAGAAGAATGGAGACCGCTGGCTGGTTGCCGAGACGACAAAGGAGGAGCTTCAGGCGCAGCCGGATTTCAACCGCAAGGCGTATGATCCTGCGCCGGCTTCGACAAGCACTGCGTCTTCGAGTGAGACGCCGCCTACCACCACCCCTGCCGTGGCGTCGTCGGATACCACGGCCGACAAGGGGAGCAAGCCTGCCCAGCCG
The window above is part of the Mesorhizobium sp. WSM4904 genome. Proteins encoded here:
- a CDS encoding response regulator, whose product is MSLSATIAPHLPFLRRFSRAVSGSQESGDALVAAMLEAIIADTEVFPEASSDRIALYKVFARLFTSIAIRVPQEHAQTAWEQRAAANLNAIAPRPRQAFLLVAVEGFSEDEAAEILDADEQEFSELLAQASAEISRQVATDVLIIEDEPLIAMDIEEMVESLGHRVVGTARTHAEAVAMFGRTRPKMVLADIQLADGSSGIEAVNEILSSTPVPVIFITAFPERLLTGERPEPAFLVTKPFNPDMVKALISQALFFDRQAKAAA
- a CDS encoding diacylglycerol kinase family protein, which encodes MRFAAVLNQDGGTLRTTDMAAFAERLRQTLEAVGHSVQIDIVTRREVAAALEKAVAKRNVDVVIAGGGDGTVSTAASLLMNKKKALAILPGGTMNLFARGLGIPQTLDGALTSFAEGEVTAVDMASANGRPFVHQFSIGMHARMVQLREKMDFGSRLGKMQASVRAAWATIKNPRTLKVSLTIGKTEIITRATGISISNNLFGEGHLPYADDPAGGLLGIYVSVARRRRDLVKLFLAMLRGRWRDSQHVEIHQADKAILKIHSPTKKFSAVMDGELFGLERETVIEIHPGALKVLVPARNVQTKAA
- a CDS encoding PRC-barrel domain-containing protein, with the translated sequence MTRTLFATTALATLLATGAFAQTATPTPAQPPAAENPEPVMRSEGSLMTNIIGESVYNGTGKDAQDIGKVDDIVFDASGKAKSAIIGVGGFLGVGTKDVAFDYSKMEWAEKNGDRWLVAKTSKDELNAQPAFDRKPYDPAPAQSADATQPSTTDTGGAQKPVDLNAKPAEPVKKAEGNLATNIMGETVYNGTADDAQKIGDVKDIVLAKDGKAESLVIGVGGFLGIGTKNVTFDFAKAKWAEKNGDRWLVAETTKEELQAQPDFNRKAYDPAPASTSTASSSETPPTTTPAVASSDTTADKGSKPAQPAQTAENKPAAPAPATAENKPANTSATDETKTASIDKSTLTEMPMGNIRGDELKGAAVYGANDAKIGEIGDVVLTPDKKPDAVIVDVGGFLGIGAKEVAVGMDKLKFMTDKSGKKYLYTNFTKEQLQAQAAYDKSTYATKRDQQRMILK
- a CDS encoding response regulator; this encodes MFSVHASLRAFLAFERAKGRQQPQRAFLAGILAGSGGTYTLAGHFDPPRNPCPGAVVENAPRGSRFRPITGCIAGHIFFNDTEPNTAHDCGDRRSRRHVPPLLDGLRILVLEDEFLIAMDVEQLCRDQGAADVTIVRDLAEIDLGDGLSSFDAAIVDLMLGGVSTLDFAKRLRGEGVPFVFASGYSDAEEIEGSFPEIRLVAKPYSGDDLIEAVALACGRAKAA
- a CDS encoding DUF1328 domain-containing protein, which codes for MLYWALVFLVVAIIAGALGFGGIAGTSAGIAQILFFIFLAFLVISLIAGLFRRA
- a CDS encoding RNA polymerase sigma factor, producing MAAVSQSFKTELLGAIPSLRAFAVSLTQNADKADDLVQETLVKAWDKHESFQPGTNLKAWLFTILRNEFYSQMRKRGREVQDSDGIMTARLAVHPAQHGQLDLKDFRGALEQLPEDQREAIILIGASGFSYEEAAEICGCAVGTIKSRVSRARARLQDILKISGEDEYGPDAISAQVTGSNAA
- a CDS encoding NepR family anti-sigma factor; this translates as MKEMSKNSTTGAVSRHRNGGGNPLGPNSEIARKLKQYYDELVSDQVPDRFAQLLSQLEEAEPAEKKD